From the Methanobacterium spitsbergense genome, one window contains:
- a CDS encoding peptidylprolyl isomerase, with protein MAVKEGDFIRLEYTGKVQETGNVFDTTDENVAEEAGIKLDAKTYGAIPIVVGGGHVLKGLDEALVGMKEGEEKKVDITPEEGFGLRDPKLLQLIPMGEFKKQGMKPEVGMAITSDGTTGIIRSVSGGRVRVDFNHELAGKNLEYDIKVIKVIDDDVEKIKSMIELHYTAPNIDSEKHDIQIIDGVVKIAMDEMAKFDKKPYMDITFARFRIARDIWENMENIEKVEFVDVFEKKVEEAAEAAEIAEEVIAEEALEEAVEKVEAEEIAEEVLPEEEKKE; from the coding sequence ATGGCAGTGAAAGAAGGAGATTTTATAAGACTTGAGTATACAGGAAAGGTTCAGGAGACAGGCAACGTCTTTGACACAACCGATGAAAATGTGGCGGAAGAAGCAGGTATAAAATTAGATGCTAAAACTTATGGTGCAATACCAATAGTAGTTGGTGGAGGACACGTTTTAAAGGGATTAGACGAAGCACTTGTAGGTATGAAAGAAGGAGAAGAGAAAAAAGTAGATATAACTCCTGAAGAAGGATTTGGATTAAGAGATCCAAAACTCTTACAGCTAATACCTATGGGAGAATTCAAGAAACAGGGAATGAAACCCGAAGTTGGAATGGCAATTACATCCGACGGAACAACTGGAATAATTAGAAGTGTAAGTGGTGGAAGGGTTAGAGTAGACTTCAATCATGAACTTGCAGGAAAAAATCTAGAATACGACATAAAAGTCATTAAGGTTATTGATGATGATGTTGAGAAGATCAAAAGCATGATAGAACTTCATTACACAGCACCTAACATCGACTCTGAAAAACACGACATACAAATAATCGATGGAGTGGTCAAAATAGCAATGGATGAAATGGCCAAGTTCGATAAAAAACCTTACATGGACATTACATTTGCAAGGTTTAGAATAGCCAGAGATATCTGGGAGAACATGGAAAACATTGAAAAAGTTGAATTCGTCGATGTCTTCGAGAAAAAAGTAGAAGAAGCAGCAGAAGCAGCAGAAATAGCCGAAGAGGTTATTGCTGAAGAAGCACTTGAAGAAGCTGTTGAAAAGGTTGAAGCTGAAGAAATAGCAGAAGAAGTTTTACCT
- a CDS encoding nucleotidyltransferase family protein, with the protein MECKKFVQKILDRDRKLLNNDIKREPIYGSVEGDVKIIADFTEYSPLHLGHKFCMIQAKNQIPEGLFVAVVPGPLERSGRGLPYIMTREARAETAIAAGADIVIEGPPMGIMGSGQYTLCLAKTFKALDADYIPRGYRPFPGYEKILKRISNGNGVAPKPYKIVDMETKEVLLQGKLDEDNYVIVSLSKSLKKIDFDFTDKFIFVKRVEGVSGTKIREAVVLGDLESVTDMLPPETIEVLIREIDNGHAPLDNLRDVDGILERVNNSNIQELKSLPLIDDITVKALIKNRPFNCLLDVEKSISQGFSRHFKNRVMSSIEAGIFKEGVHNYIDRYPSVIRILKYKNKEVLNEFRKRIPHRRLEIWQ; encoded by the coding sequence TTGGAATGTAAAAAATTCGTCCAAAAAATTTTGGATAGAGATAGAAAACTTTTAAATAACGATATTAAAAGGGAACCAATTTATGGATCTGTTGAAGGTGATGTGAAGATAATTGCAGATTTTACAGAGTACTCTCCACTACATCTAGGCCATAAATTTTGCATGATCCAAGCAAAAAACCAGATTCCAGAAGGTTTATTTGTTGCTGTTGTACCAGGGCCATTGGAGAGAAGTGGCAGGGGCCTTCCTTATATTATGACACGTGAAGCTCGTGCTGAAACCGCAATAGCAGCAGGAGCAGATATTGTAATTGAAGGACCCCCGATGGGGATAATGGGTTCGGGTCAGTATACATTATGTCTTGCAAAGACTTTTAAGGCTCTTGATGCTGATTACATTCCTCGTGGTTACAGACCATTTCCAGGATATGAAAAGATACTCAAAAGAATAAGCAATGGAAATGGCGTAGCACCTAAACCATATAAAATTGTTGATATGGAAACAAAGGAAGTTCTTCTTCAGGGAAAACTTGATGAAGACAATTATGTAATAGTTTCATTATCAAAGTCCCTTAAAAAGATTGATTTTGATTTCACTGATAAATTTATATTTGTGAAGCGCGTTGAAGGTGTTAGTGGCACTAAAATAAGGGAGGCAGTTGTTTTGGGTGATCTGGAATCTGTTACAGATATGTTACCTCCTGAAACAATTGAAGTTCTTATTAGAGAAATTGATAATGGTCATGCACCTTTGGACAACTTAAGGGATGTTGATGGAATACTCGAAAGGGTGAATAATAGCAACATTCAAGAACTTAAATCCCTTCCATTGATTGATGATATTACTGTAAAAGCTTTAATAAAGAACAGGCCCTTTAATTGCCTTTTAGATGTTGAAAAATCTATTTCTCAGGGTTTCAGCAGACACTTTAAAAACAGGGTTATGTCATCAATCGAGGCGGGTATTTTTAAGGAGGGTGTACATAACTATATAGACAGATACCCATCTGTTATACGTATATTGAAATATAAAAATAAAGAAGTTCTAAATGAATTTCGAAAAAGAATACCACACAGGAGGCTAGAGATATGGCAGTGA
- a CDS encoding dihydroorotase, translating to MLDLCLSNCKIAPENIEYSIGINDGKIVSIKRSTIKAKKTIELNGKIVLPGLIDAHVHLRDPGFTYKEDFRSGTTAAAGGGFTTVLDMPNTKPPTNTAKTFKNKIRLGENKSLVDFGLHAGADNPEQIKKLAALKPASFKIFMDLFDDDFLMNIFGELSDLPEIDGIKTVVSLHAEDKEIVNRYTNMVKSKENLNPIAYVDARPPLAEEIAVSKAILLAKEFNLKMHVCHASTKKSLNLIKKAKFDGCNITSEVTPHHLFLDSSYIEQFGNFAKTNPPLRNKANKINLIDLYNVDIIGTDHAPHTISEKEENIWNAPPGIPGLETALPLILTQINRGKTSFEMLKKLLCENPAEIFNLKNKGFIKEGMDADFVVVDMKKEDIINPDNFYSKAHYSPFKGQKVQGLPIMTILRGEIVMKEGEVYETNGKFVYS from the coding sequence ATGCTTGATCTCTGCCTTTCAAATTGTAAAATTGCTCCTGAAAACATTGAATATTCAATAGGAATTAATGATGGAAAAATTGTTTCCATCAAAAGGAGTACTATCAAAGCAAAAAAAACTATTGAACTAAATGGTAAAATAGTTTTACCTGGATTAATTGATGCCCATGTGCACTTGAGAGACCCAGGATTTACCTATAAAGAAGATTTCAGATCTGGAACAACTGCTGCTGCTGGAGGCGGTTTTACAACTGTCCTGGACATGCCCAATACAAAACCTCCAACAAACACTGCCAAAACATTCAAGAACAAAATTAGACTAGGAGAAAATAAAAGTCTTGTTGACTTTGGTTTACATGCAGGGGCAGATAATCCAGAACAGATAAAAAAACTTGCAGCCCTCAAACCAGCTTCATTTAAAATTTTCATGGATCTGTTTGATGATGATTTTTTAATGAATATATTCGGTGAACTATCGGATTTACCCGAAATTGACGGCATTAAAACCGTTGTTTCACTACATGCGGAAGATAAGGAAATTGTAAATCGATACACAAATATGGTAAAATCCAAGGAAAATTTGAATCCAATTGCATATGTGGATGCAAGACCACCATTAGCCGAAGAGATTGCAGTATCCAAAGCCATATTATTAGCCAAAGAATTCAATTTGAAGATGCATGTGTGCCATGCGAGTACTAAAAAATCTTTAAACCTAATAAAAAAAGCTAAATTTGATGGATGTAATATTACATCAGAAGTTACTCCACATCATTTGTTTTTAGATTCAAGCTACATTGAACAATTTGGAAACTTTGCAAAAACCAATCCCCCACTCAGAAACAAGGCAAATAAAATAAATCTAATTGATCTTTATAATGTGGACATTATTGGAACAGATCATGCCCCGCACACAATTTCAGAAAAAGAAGAAAATATTTGGAATGCACCACCTGGAATCCCTGGGTTAGAAACTGCCCTCCCACTTATTTTAACCCAAATAAATAGGGGTAAAACATCATTTGAAATGCTGAAAAAGCTCCTATGTGAAAATCCTGCCGAAATATTTAACCTTAAAAATAAGGGATTTATAAAGGAAGGAATGGACGCGGATTTTGTTGTAGTTGACATGAAAAAGGAAGATATAATAAATCCTGATAATTTCTACTCAAAGGCCCATTATTCTCCATTTAAAGGTCAAAAAGTACAGGGATTACCAATCATGACAATTTTAAGAGGTGAAATTGTAATGAAAGAAGGCGAAGTTTATGAAACCAACGGAAAATTTGTTTACAGTTAA
- a CDS encoding CooT family nickel-binding protein: MCESTVYSIDGTKIMEDVLNIKINGNNIELMDILNTKKDINGTIVEIDLDKHGIYIDLK, encoded by the coding sequence ATGTGCGAATCCACTGTTTATTCAATAGATGGAACAAAAATAATGGAAGATGTTTTAAACATTAAAATAAATGGCAATAATATAGAATTAATGGATATTCTAAACACGAAAAAAGATATTAATGGAACCATAGTAGAGATAGACTTGGATAAACATGGAATATACATTGATTTAAAATAA
- a CDS encoding 4Fe-4S binding protein — protein MIVVNKEDCIRCGACQGACPTAAIEVSPEDVIYCDVCGGAPKCVDICPKGALKTEELSIDESGVTQARVTYNPALCDECGDCVEICPPQVLKLDEGKMSKVPLEGYCVMCQKCVDICPVEVIGVEGVKEPNKVDIDISGPIAIVDCVGCGMCVDECPVDAITLEEVGGSIVIDEDTCIKCGVCSQTCPWNAVYISGKKPEKRTKEMLKFEVDEDTCIGCNVCVEACPGDFINPKSSTLSVELPEICTACGLCEQLCPVDAIDLEVELGPAKPASEEGLVWDEEKCDHIGACARICPTDAIRVVTNTGMQVPGDIKTDAEASYAMCTRCGACTTACPEGALTISEIDKVVDGKAVKRNRISFSPDKCTECGDCIEVCPYSMLKLTGEKVPLKGYCILCDQCIEPCPKDALSMK, from the coding sequence ATGATAGTAGTCAACAAGGAAGACTGCATCAGATGCGGCGCATGCCAGGGTGCATGCCCTACAGCAGCCATAGAAGTGTCACCGGAAGATGTGATCTACTGTGACGTCTGTGGAGGCGCACCCAAATGTGTGGACATATGCCCAAAAGGTGCATTGAAAACAGAAGAACTTTCAATTGATGAGAGCGGTGTAACACAAGCTCGAGTAACCTACAACCCAGCACTATGTGATGAATGCGGCGACTGTGTAGAAATTTGCCCACCACAGGTACTGAAACTTGATGAAGGTAAAATGAGCAAGGTACCACTAGAAGGATACTGTGTAATGTGTCAGAAATGTGTGGACATATGCCCTGTAGAAGTTATTGGTGTTGAAGGTGTTAAAGAACCTAATAAGGTTGATATTGACATCAGCGGACCTATAGCAATAGTGGACTGTGTAGGTTGTGGTATGTGTGTGGATGAATGTCCAGTAGATGCCATCACCCTCGAAGAAGTTGGAGGAAGTATTGTCATTGATGAAGACACTTGTATAAAATGTGGAGTCTGTTCACAGACATGCCCATGGAATGCAGTGTACATATCAGGCAAAAAACCAGAAAAACGTACCAAAGAGATGCTCAAATTTGAAGTGGACGAAGACACCTGTATTGGATGTAACGTCTGTGTTGAAGCATGTCCTGGAGACTTCATTAATCCTAAATCATCAACACTATCAGTTGAACTTCCAGAGATCTGTACAGCATGTGGTCTCTGTGAACAGCTGTGTCCTGTAGATGCAATAGATCTTGAAGTAGAATTAGGACCAGCAAAGCCAGCATCTGAAGAAGGACTTGTCTGGGACGAGGAAAAATGTGATCATATAGGTGCATGTGCAAGAATATGCCCTACTGACGCAATCCGAGTAGTAACAAACACTGGAATGCAAGTTCCAGGCGACATTAAGACAGATGCAGAAGCATCATACGCAATGTGTACACGTTGCGGTGCATGTACAACTGCTTGTCCTGAGGGCGCCTTGACAATTTCAGAGATCGATAAAGTAGTTGATGGCAAAGCCGTTAAACGAAACAGGATCTCTTTCAGCCCAGATAAATGTACTGAATGCGGTGACTGTATTGAAGTATGCCCATATAGTATGCTGAAGCTCACTGGAGAAAAAGTACCACTCAAAGGTTACTGTATACTCTGTGACCAGTGCATAGAACCGTGTCCTAAAGACGCACTCTCAATGAAGTAA
- the mvhA gene encoding F420-non-reducing hydrogenase subunit MvhA, translating to MVKLTMEPVTRIEGHAKITVHLDDAGNVEETRLHVMEFRGFEKFLQGRPVEEVPRIVPRICGICDVQHHLAAAKASDQCFGFKDDEILPTAYKMRELMNWGSFMHSHALHFYFLAAPDFIAGKDRKTRNVFQIIKDAPDVALQAIELRKNALDIVKATGGRTIHPTSSTPGGISTEIDAETQKDLLTKAKRNVELAQATIELAKPIFVENLDLVKELGYVETYHTGLVNKGVWDVYNGDVRIKDKEGKIHAEFGSENYLDHMAEKVKPYSWLKFPYIKDLGYPEGIYRVAPLSRLNVADKMPSPIAQDYFKEFKDTFGYAQEPLLFHWARLIELVAASEMAVDALEGDLSGEKFPEPIERQAGEGVGIVEAARGTLTHHYQTDEDGLVTKANIIVATIQNNPAMEMGIQKVAKDYIKPGVEVDDKIFNLMEMVIRAYDPCLSCATHTIDTNMKLATVEVYDSEGHLINKV from the coding sequence ATGGTTAAATTAACAATGGAACCTGTGACAAGAATTGAAGGTCACGCAAAAATTACAGTGCATCTCGATGATGCAGGAAATGTTGAGGAAACCAGACTTCATGTTATGGAATTCCGTGGATTTGAAAAATTCCTACAGGGAAGACCAGTTGAAGAGGTTCCCAGAATAGTACCAAGAATCTGTGGTATATGTGATGTACAACACCACTTAGCTGCTGCAAAAGCATCAGATCAATGTTTTGGATTTAAAGACGATGAAATTTTACCAACTGCCTACAAAATGAGGGAGTTAATGAACTGGGGTTCATTTATGCACTCACATGCACTCCATTTCTACTTCCTGGCAGCACCTGATTTCATAGCAGGAAAAGATCGTAAAACAAGGAACGTCTTCCAAATCATTAAAGACGCACCTGATGTTGCTCTCCAAGCTATAGAATTAAGGAAAAACGCTTTAGACATAGTCAAAGCAACAGGTGGAAGGACAATACACCCAACATCATCAACACCTGGAGGTATATCAACAGAAATCGATGCTGAAACTCAGAAAGATCTTCTTACAAAAGCAAAGAGGAATGTTGAATTAGCACAGGCAACAATCGAACTTGCAAAACCAATATTTGTTGAAAACCTAGATCTTGTCAAAGAACTTGGATACGTAGAAACCTACCATACTGGTCTTGTTAACAAAGGCGTATGGGATGTTTACAACGGAGACGTTAGGATCAAAGACAAAGAAGGTAAAATACACGCTGAATTTGGAAGCGAAAACTACCTGGACCATATGGCAGAGAAGGTCAAACCTTACTCCTGGCTAAAGTTCCCTTACATAAAAGACTTAGGATATCCTGAAGGAATTTACAGGGTAGCTCCATTATCAAGGCTTAATGTGGCCGATAAAATGCCATCACCAATAGCCCAGGACTACTTCAAAGAATTCAAAGATACCTTTGGATATGCACAAGAACCACTACTATTCCACTGGGCAAGGTTAATTGAACTGGTTGCGGCTTCAGAAATGGCTGTTGACGCACTCGAAGGTGACCTATCTGGAGAAAAATTCCCCGAACCAATAGAAAGACAGGCTGGTGAAGGTGTAGGAATAGTTGAAGCAGCAAGAGGAACATTGACTCACCACTATCAAACAGATGAAGACGGTCTAGTAACCAAAGCTAACATAATAGTTGCTACAATCCAGAACAACCCTGCCATGGAAATGGGTATTCAGAAAGTCGCTAAAGACTACATCAAACCTGGTGTTGAAGTAGACGACAAAATATTCAACTTAATGGAAATGGTAATAAGGGCATACGACCCATGTCTATCCTGTGCAACTCACACAATCGACACAAATATGAAACTCGCAACTGTTGAAGTATACGACAGTGAGGGACACCTCATAAACAAGGTCTAA
- a CDS encoding F420-nonreducing hydrogenase gives MAEKAKIATMWLAGCSGCHLSIADIHEAIIDVMGLADIEFMPVLMDVKYDEVPDDLDVIIIEGGIRNNENRELAEMLREKAKFVIAYGVCAVYGGIPGLGNLHTVDELTQEAYVNSASTYNEEGIIPSEDIPHLESRVRPLSEAIDVDLSIPGCPTRSDVLAEALIALLTGEPVTLPTTNLCEVCPREKPPEGMAMDKIIRQFELGRPEKEMCLVPQGLVCMGPSTISLCGAECPSIGIQCRGCYGPTAKVTDQGAKMISAIGSDFGIDHDKTVDPEEVADQLDDVVGTFYTYTLPAALIPMKMQKEGK, from the coding sequence ATGGCAGAAAAAGCTAAAATAGCGACCATGTGGTTGGCTGGATGTTCCGGTTGTCACCTGTCCATTGCAGATATACATGAAGCAATAATTGATGTGATGGGATTGGCAGACATAGAATTCATGCCCGTACTCATGGACGTTAAATACGATGAAGTTCCAGATGATCTGGATGTTATAATAATAGAAGGCGGAATCCGTAACAATGAAAACCGTGAACTTGCCGAAATGCTAAGAGAAAAAGCAAAATTCGTCATAGCATACGGTGTTTGCGCTGTATACGGAGGAATACCTGGACTCGGAAACTTACACACTGTTGACGAGCTCACCCAAGAAGCTTACGTAAATTCCGCCAGTACTTACAACGAAGAAGGTATAATACCAAGTGAAGATATACCACACCTCGAAAGTAGGGTAAGACCACTTTCAGAAGCAATAGATGTGGATCTTTCCATACCGGGCTGCCCAACAAGATCCGATGTTCTTGCAGAAGCACTTATAGCTCTTTTAACAGGTGAACCGGTAACATTACCAACAACAAACCTATGTGAAGTATGTCCAAGAGAAAAGCCACCGGAAGGAATGGCAATGGACAAGATCATCAGGCAGTTCGAACTTGGAAGACCCGAAAAAGAAATGTGTCTGGTACCACAGGGACTTGTATGTATGGGTCCATCAACAATATCACTCTGCGGAGCAGAATGCCCATCAATAGGCATACAGTGTAGAGGATGCTACGGACCAACAGCAAAAGTAACTGACCAAGGTGCAAAAATGATAAGTGCAATAGGATCAGACTTCGGTATTGATCACGACAAAACTGTTGACCCTGAAGAAGTTGCTGACCAGTTAGATGATGTTGTAGGTACATTCTATACTTACACACTCCCGGCTGCATTAATACCAATGAAAATGCAAAAGGAGGGAAAATAA
- a CDS encoding hydrogenase iron-sulfur subunit, translating to MAEDDVKIVMFCCNWCSYGGADTAGTARMQYPPNVRVIRVMCSGRIEPQFVFKAFREGADGVIVAGCHHGDCHYDAGNYKLDRRMRLIYKLADDLGIGRERIYHDWISASEGEKFAKTVDMMVTRIKGLGKSPLKEQLSVEA from the coding sequence ATGGCTGAGGATGATGTGAAGATCGTTATGTTTTGTTGTAACTGGTGCTCCTACGGTGGAGCTGACACCGCTGGTACTGCAAGGATGCAATATCCTCCAAACGTACGTGTAATAAGAGTTATGTGCTCAGGACGTATAGAACCACAGTTTGTTTTTAAAGCATTCCGTGAGGGAGCAGATGGTGTTATTGTAGCAGGATGTCACCACGGTGACTGTCACTACGACGCAGGAAACTACAAATTAGACAGAAGAATGAGATTGATTTACAAATTAGCAGATGACCTAGGAATTGGAAGAGAAAGAATTTACCACGACTGGATATCTGCATCAGAAGGAGAAAAATTCGCGAAAACCGTTGATATGATGGTAACCCGTATAAAGGGACTAGGTAAATCCCCACTCAAGGAACAACTATCAGTTGAAGCATAA
- the sufC gene encoding Fe-S cluster assembly ATPase SufC encodes MLLEITDLAVEVNGKEILKDIDLYIDKGETHVLLGPNGSGKSTLFMSMLGFPKYKVTRGEIIFKDEDITNMTTTERVERGLGVSFQNPPAIRGVKLKDLLQIEKSKKGVKPNQDELDPETIALAEKLKFSDQFLERDVNLGFSGGEVKRSEILQLLAQQPDFIMFDEPDSGVDIENVELLAEEINVLLDKDKKPGLREKSGLLITHLGYILNFVSANTAHVLMDGKIACSGDPNEILEDIRKEGFKGCVECCGIH; translated from the coding sequence CTGCTGCTTGAAATTACAGATTTGGCTGTAGAAGTTAATGGAAAAGAAATACTAAAGGATATAGACTTATACATCGATAAAGGCGAAACACATGTACTGCTAGGTCCAAATGGAAGTGGAAAAAGTACTCTTTTTATGTCCATGCTAGGATTTCCAAAGTACAAAGTGACTAGAGGCGAAATAATCTTCAAAGATGAAGATATAACAAATATGACTACTACTGAACGGGTTGAACGAGGTTTAGGTGTAAGTTTCCAGAATCCCCCTGCAATAAGAGGAGTTAAACTTAAAGATTTGTTGCAGATCGAAAAGAGTAAAAAAGGTGTTAAACCTAATCAAGATGAGCTTGACCCTGAAACAATTGCACTAGCTGAAAAACTTAAATTCTCAGACCAATTCCTTGAAAGGGATGTTAATCTTGGATTTTCAGGTGGAGAAGTTAAAAGATCTGAGATTCTGCAACTTCTAGCACAACAACCAGATTTCATAATGTTCGATGAACCTGATTCTGGAGTTGATATTGAAAACGTGGAGCTCCTTGCAGAGGAAATAAATGTATTATTGGACAAAGACAAAAAACCAGGATTGCGTGAAAAATCGGGTTTACTAATAACCCATTTGGGTTACATATTAAACTTTGTTAGTGCAAACACAGCCCATGTGCTGATGGATGGAAAAATAGCTTGTTCTGGAGATCCAAACGAGATATTAGAAGATATTAGGAAGGAAGGATTTAAAGGGTGTGTGGAATGTTGCGGAATACACTAG
- a CDS encoding SufB/SufD family protein: MLRNTLERAEKAKKKKAALGSDVEIEEFEGEEAGEHEEVESLSDLSNKDQKSLLKVGVDPSGAGRAGSFLQIDQSKVCSNCQSEAIELMGLPQALGKYDWVKDYLWNAVPVDTDKYTARTALGEPGGYFIRSLPGTKEVLPVQACMFIGDEKVAQTAHNIIIAEENSELHIITGCSTGSDVQSAMHVGVSEFYLKKGSKITFTMVHNWAEQVEVRPRTGVILGDDTTYISNYILTSPVNTIQTYPTAYCQGENSKVVFQSILGGQKDSILDAGSRAILTGKNSSAEMITRAVSKDESQIYTRGHLAGKSPDVRGHLECMGLVLSDESLIYSVPELEGSSTDLELSHEAAVGKIAEEEVLYLMSRGLTEDEAASMIVKGFLSMDIAGLPPELAAETKKMIDLSIQGM, translated from the coding sequence ATGTTGCGGAATACACTAGAACGTGCTGAAAAGGCCAAAAAGAAGAAAGCTGCCCTTGGATCTGATGTCGAAATAGAAGAATTCGAAGGGGAAGAAGCAGGAGAACATGAAGAGGTTGAATCTTTAAGTGATCTTTCGAATAAAGATCAAAAATCTCTTCTAAAAGTTGGGGTTGATCCTTCTGGTGCAGGTAGGGCAGGTTCATTTTTACAAATTGACCAGTCTAAAGTATGCAGCAATTGTCAATCCGAAGCAATAGAACTTATGGGTTTACCACAGGCATTAGGAAAATATGATTGGGTTAAAGATTATTTATGGAACGCCGTACCTGTAGATACAGATAAATACACTGCACGAACTGCTTTAGGAGAGCCGGGAGGTTACTTTATAAGATCACTTCCAGGTACCAAGGAAGTGTTACCTGTACAGGCATGTATGTTTATTGGTGATGAAAAGGTTGCTCAAACAGCTCATAACATCATAATTGCCGAAGAAAATTCTGAACTTCATATTATTACAGGATGTTCAACTGGTAGTGATGTGCAGTCGGCAATGCATGTAGGTGTTTCTGAATTTTATCTGAAAAAAGGGTCTAAAATTACCTTTACAATGGTGCATAACTGGGCAGAGCAGGTTGAAGTTAGGCCTAGGACAGGAGTTATTCTAGGCGATGATACAACTTATATCAGTAACTACATACTCACCAGCCCAGTGAATACAATACAGACATATCCTACAGCATATTGTCAGGGAGAAAACTCCAAAGTAGTTTTCCAGTCAATATTGGGTGGTCAAAAAGATTCTATTCTTGATGCCGGTTCAAGGGCAATATTAACTGGTAAAAATTCTAGTGCGGAAATGATAACCCGTGCAGTTTCCAAGGATGAATCCCAGATATACACAAGGGGTCATCTTGCAGGTAAATCTCCAGATGTTAGAGGACATTTAGAATGTATGGGTTTGGTACTTTCAGATGAATCACTCATTTACTCTGTACCAGAACTTGAAGGAAGTTCAACCGATCTTGAGCTCTCTCATGAGGCAGCTGTTGGTAAAATTGCAGAAGAAGAAGTTCTTTATCTCATGTCCAGAGGACTAACAGAGGATGAAGCTGCTTCAATGATTGTGAAGGGATTCCTAAGTATGGACATTGCAGGACTACCACCAGAGCTAGCTGCTGAAACCAAGAAAATGATAGATCTAAGTATTCAAGGAATGTAA
- a CDS encoding PRC-barrel domain-containing protein yields MVVEERKLIKGEEKVWSEIKGYQVATNNARILGELEELVINGKTGKITDVVIKVEKGRNVHIKGAKKKGDNLLVPFGKVEKVGEFIIISE; encoded by the coding sequence ATGGTTGTTGAAGAGAGAAAACTTATAAAAGGGGAAGAAAAAGTCTGGAGCGAGATCAAGGGATACCAAGTAGCTACAAATAATGCTAGAATTCTAGGTGAACTTGAAGAATTGGTAATCAACGGTAAAACTGGAAAGATAACTGATGTGGTTATTAAAGTTGAAAAAGGCAGAAATGTACATATTAAAGGTGCCAAGAAAAAAGGAGATAATTTACTTGTTCCGTTCGGTAAAGTAGAGAAAGTGGGCGAATTCATTATAATCTCAGAGTAA
- a CDS encoding NTP transferase domain-containing protein: MVTAIVMAGGKGTRMGVKKEKPLIEVGGIPMIQHVINALLASKRISDIIILTSPNTPKTFKFACIEGYSVFQTPGNGYIEDLQYYISKCFPQNPNKIILTITADLPLITSEIINHVLIEYAKSHKPAMCIAVPLELFVKNGLKPSIVLGDVVPSGLNILRSNNKQQDEEVLKLGKIELAVNINSCEDIVVLEDVLSNIGLKI; encoded by the coding sequence ATGGTAACAGCAATTGTTATGGCCGGTGGAAAAGGCACAAGAATGGGAGTTAAAAAAGAAAAACCACTCATTGAAGTGGGCGGAATACCAATGATCCAACATGTTATAAATGCACTGTTGGCTTCGAAAAGAATTTCAGATATAATTATATTAACAAGCCCGAACACTCCTAAAACCTTTAAATTTGCCTGCATAGAAGGATATTCGGTCTTTCAAACACCCGGGAATGGTTATATTGAAGATTTACAGTATTATATTTCTAAATGTTTTCCACAGAATCCAAATAAGATTATATTAACTATTACCGCTGATTTACCATTAATAACAAGCGAAATTATAAATCACGTTCTTATAGAATATGCAAAGTCCCATAAACCAGCAATGTGCATTGCTGTTCCATTAGAATTATTCGTGAAAAATGGTTTGAAACCCAGTATTGTGCTTGGAGATGTGGTTCCGTCGGGATTAAATATATTAAGAAGTAACAACAAGCAACAAGATGAGGAAGTTCTCAAGTTAGGGAAAATTGAACTGGCCGTAAATATTAATAGCTGTGAGGACATAGTAGTTTTAGAGGATGTTTTGAGTAACATAGGGTTAAAAATTTAG